The region GCTTTCTCATCTAACCCCTGTTTCATCAGATGCCAGCGATAGGACAATCCAGACTTCTTCATCAGATTCTTCACGGTATCGGAAGGCTGTGCACCTTGTTGCAGCCAATGAATCAGGCGGTCATCTTTGAGGGAGAAATTATCTTCGGTCTTGATGGGGTCGTACCACCCCACCTCCTCGATGGCGGCGCCGTCCCTTTGCCGGCGGGAGTCTATCACGATTACCCTGAAAAAGGGTCGGTTCCGTCTTCCCATCCGTTTCATTCTTATCCGTGTAGCCACTGTTTACTCCTTCAGTTTAATATTCCGGCAAACTGGTTTACCGCCTGCCGGTTCGGTTGCTGTTTAGATAGACTCTTCATCATCTTTTTCATCTGTTGAAATTCTTTTAACAGTCGATTGACATCCTGTATGGGCCTGCCGCTGCCCACGGCAATCCGCTTGCGACGACCTCCATCGATGATCTCTGGATGTTGCCGTTCTTTCGGCGTCATAGAATTGATGATGGCATCAGTCCAGACAAGCTGCCGCTCATCGAGCACGGCACCTTTCATCATTTTACCCATGCCCGGGATCATACCCATCAGCTCGCTCATAGATCCCATCTTCTTCATCTGTGTCATTTGAGACTGAAAATCCTCCAGGGTAAAACTGGCCTTGCGCAGTTTTTCGGCCATCTTTGCCGCTTCATCTTTGTCTATAGCCTCTTCAGCCTTCTCGACGAGGCTCACCACATCTCCCATACCGAGGATTCTATCAGCCATCCGCTGCGGATGGAACGGCTCAAGCCCGCTCATCTTCTCACTCGTGCCGATGAATTTAATGGGAACTTTGGTCATTGCGGTGATGGAAACGGCGGCTCCACCCCTGGCGTCGCCATCCATTTTGGTAAGAATTGTGCCGCTAATCTCAAGGGCGGCGGAAAATGCCTGAGCTGAATTGACGGCATCCTGCCCCGACATTCCGTCAGCGACGAAAAGAACTTCTGTCGGTCCAGTCGCTTCAGCAATAGTAACAATTTCTTCCATCATTTCACTATCCACATGCAGTCGGCCGGCGGTATCGAGAATAACAACATCGTACTTCTCATTACTCGCTTTCAGAATTCCGTCTTTGCAGATTCTAACAGGATCTTGATGACCCTGGCTCCAAACAGGAACGTCAATCTCACCGCCGAGAATTTCAAGCTGTTCAATAGCCGCAGGACGGTAGACATCCGCCGCCACCAGGTAAGGTTTCTTCCCCGCCTTCTTCATATAACTCGCCAGCTTGGCCGCAGTAGTTGTCTTGCCCGATCCCTGAAGTCCTGCCATCAAGATCACCGTCGGAGGTTTGTTGGCGAATCGGAGCGGTTCGTTGTGCTGGCCCAAGAGCCCCGCAAGCTCATCACGAACAATCTTGACAAACTGCTGCCCCGGCACAACAGAATTGGTGACAGACGTCCCTTTGGCCTTTTCCGTCACCTTCTGGACAAACTCCTTGGCTATCGTGTAGTGAACGTCTGATTCCAAAAGCGCCTTGCGAATCTCGCGTCCTGTTTCGCTGACGTTCTTTTCCGTTATCTTGCCGAGACCGCGAAGGTTGCGGACTATTGCACCAAACCTGTCTTGTAGTTCTTCAAACATAGTCTATTTCAAGCTCAGAATAGCAAGGAAATTTAGATGTTCATTATACAGAGTAGCAAGAAATAACACGGACTGACAAAACCCGTCCCCAGTTGCGGCGGCGGCCGTCTATCCCTTTCCTTTCCGAAAACCTGAATCCTATAGACCGATCTAGTTCAGCCCCCCCTCCAACCGCCTAAACTCCTCGCTCGTGGAGCACTCAATGTCTAACTTTAACAATGTTATTGAGGCAACAGATGAATTCGGCGGTATTCTTCGCAAGCTTAACTTCCCTTTTGGCGATGGCTCCGGACTATCTCTCCGCCTCCACGGCCCTGCATACCGTCTCATTCAGCCGCACCGATCTGACTATCCTGAAAAAGGAAGATTACGATCTCCCTCAGATGAAGGGATGTCTCGCCTCAGCAGAAGTCGGGTCTCCACAATTGCCCGTTTTGACCATGTCGATTCTTCTGCCGCCCGATGCGGTGGTTGAAGGCGTCAGGACTGTTTCCAGCGAAAGTGTCGAACTGAAGAACCGATTCGACGTTTATCCGGTCCAGCACCCCAGCAAACCACAGGAACAGCTTCCTTTCACAACTCCCGATCCCGGCATTTATGGTACGGATCATCCCTATCCGTCGCAGTCGGTTCAGCTGACCGCAAGCGGAAACATGAGGGGCTACCACATAGTCAGCCTACTCGTATACCCTCTCCAGT is a window of Candidatus Neomarinimicrobiota bacterium DNA encoding:
- the ffh gene encoding signal recognition particle protein — translated: MFEELQDRFGAIVRNLRGLGKITEKNVSETGREIRKALLESDVHYTIAKEFVQKVTEKAKGTSVTNSVVPGQQFVKIVRDELAGLLGQHNEPLRFANKPPTVILMAGLQGSGKTTTAAKLASYMKKAGKKPYLVAADVYRPAAIEQLEILGGEIDVPVWSQGHQDPVRICKDGILKASNEKYDVVILDTAGRLHVDSEMMEEIVTIAEATGPTEVLFVADGMSGQDAVNSAQAFSAALEISGTILTKMDGDARGGAAVSITAMTKVPIKFIGTSEKMSGLEPFHPQRMADRILGMGDVVSLVEKAEEAIDKDEAAKMAEKLRKASFTLEDFQSQMTQMKKMGSMSELMGMIPGMGKMMKGAVLDERQLVWTDAIINSMTPKERQHPEIIDGGRRKRIAVGSGRPIQDVNRLLKEFQQMKKMMKSLSKQQPNRQAVNQFAGILN